One Roseburia rectibacter DNA window includes the following coding sequences:
- a CDS encoding acylphosphatase — MGNNMIRKKISVYGSVQGVGFRYRAEHAANMLGVTGWVRNEPDGSVLLEMQGTEEQIDKVLALVNQGTYVNIDRIVAKQIPVEEREYGFHVR; from the coding sequence ATGGGCAACAATATGATCCGGAAAAAGATATCTGTTTATGGTTCAGTCCAGGGCGTAGGGTTTCGGTACAGGGCGGAGCATGCCGCAAACATGCTCGGCGTGACCGGCTGGGTAAGAAATGAGCCGGACGGCTCTGTATTATTAGAGATGCAGGGAACAGAAGAACAGATCGATAAAGTGCTTGCTCTGGTAAATCAGGGAACCTATGTAAACATTGACCGGATCGTGGCAAAACAGATACCGGTGGAAGAACGTGAATATGGGTTTCATGTCAGATGA
- a CDS encoding chorismate--pyruvate lyase — translation METWFYEVVSIDGDYANLRRTDITSDDLKLVARALLPAEIMEGSKLKYELMQYELIG, via the coding sequence ATGGAAACCTGGTTTTATGAAGTTGTTTCTATCGATGGAGATTATGCTAATCTGCGCAGAACAGATATCACATCGGATGATCTGAAACTTGTGGCACGTGCGCTGCTTCCTGCAGAGATTATGGAAGGCAGTAAGTTAAAATACGAGCTGATGCAGTACGAACTGATTGGGTAG
- a CDS encoding 3'-5' exonuclease has protein sequence MLGKKKGKQRNEYVPDYVLYDLETTGISSLYDEVIEISAVKVRNGKIVDEFSELVNPGRHIPYAASKVNNISDKMVEKALTFEKVLPEFLAFVGDDVLAGHNIASFDMKFLYRDCEKYFGQTLTNDYIDTLAIAKQCFPEWKHRRLGDLAEHYGISTNGAHRALADCRMNQQVFELMAEELKGTVNKQTEMKICPRCGCTLKKRNGRFGEFWGCTGFPDCRYTENI, from the coding sequence ATGTTAGGAAAGAAAAAGGGAAAGCAGCGGAACGAATATGTACCGGATTATGTGCTGTATGATCTTGAAACGACGGGGATATCGAGCCTTTATGATGAGGTTATAGAGATTTCCGCAGTAAAAGTCAGAAATGGAAAAATCGTGGACGAGTTCAGTGAACTTGTGAATCCAGGCAGACATATCCCATATGCGGCAAGCAAAGTAAATAATATTTCCGATAAAATGGTAGAAAAGGCGCTTACCTTTGAAAAAGTTTTACCGGAATTTTTGGCATTTGTTGGGGATGATGTGTTGGCAGGCCACAATATTGCAAGTTTTGATATGAAATTCTTGTACAGGGACTGCGAAAAATATTTTGGACAGACACTCACGAATGATTACATAGATACTCTTGCGATTGCGAAGCAATGCTTCCCGGAGTGGAAACACAGACGGCTTGGTGATCTGGCGGAACATTATGGCATTTCTACGAATGGGGCACACCGTGCCCTCGCTGACTGCCGGATGAATCAGCAGGTATTTGAACTTATGGCAGAGGAATTAAAAGGAACCGTAAACAAACAGACAGAGATGAAAATCTGTCCACGGTGCGGGTGCACCCTGAAAAAAAGAAACGGAAGATTTGGTGAATTCTGGGGATGCACAGGTTTCCCGGACTGCAGATATACGGAAAATATATAA
- a CDS encoding nitroreductase family protein, with the protein MNSIFHRISVRKYQAKDVEQEKIEKLLRAAMAAPSACNQQPWEFYVVTNQDVIKALSEASPYAKCAAEAPVIFVPCFRSEGIAPEYFNIDLSAAVENLLLEADAQGLGAVWMGISPDAGRMEAVRKVLGIPSGLNPFALVPCGYPAEERPQEDRYEENRVHYVR; encoded by the coding sequence ATGAACAGTATATTTCACAGAATCAGTGTGAGAAAATATCAGGCAAAGGATGTAGAGCAGGAAAAGATCGAAAAACTATTAAGGGCAGCGATGGCAGCACCGTCCGCATGCAATCAGCAGCCGTGGGAGTTTTATGTGGTAACGAATCAGGATGTCATAAAAGCACTTTCAGAGGCATCACCATATGCAAAATGTGCAGCGGAGGCACCGGTTATCTTTGTTCCATGCTTCCGGTCGGAGGGAATCGCACCAGAATATTTTAACATTGACTTAAGTGCAGCAGTTGAAAATCTGTTGTTAGAGGCAGATGCACAGGGACTTGGCGCTGTATGGATGGGAATTTCACCGGATGCAGGACGTATGGAGGCGGTCAGAAAAGTGCTTGGTATACCTTCCGGATTAAATCCGTTTGCGCTTGTTCCATGTGGCTATCCGGCGGAGGAGCGACCGCAGGAAGACCGCTATGAGGAAAACAGAGTACATTATGTACGCTAA
- a CDS encoding histidine phosphatase family protein — MGQVYFVRHGQTIWNVENKICGATDIALTDLGHKQAIETGKKILEQGIMADEILYSPLIRAKDTALHISEITGIPAREEARLKEQNFGRYESTPRDGKEFKEAKKQFINRYAGGESMLHLAQRIYNLLDEVTASDKTYILVAHNGIARVVQSYFYEMTNEEYAAFGVENCAVVRYDF, encoded by the coding sequence ATGGGACAGGTTTATTTTGTCCGCCATGGACAGACAATATGGAATGTGGAAAATAAGATCTGTGGAGCAACGGATATTGCACTCACGGATCTTGGACATAAACAGGCGATCGAGACAGGAAAAAAGATTTTAGAACAGGGGATCATGGCAGACGAAATCCTGTATTCCCCGCTTATCAGGGCGAAAGATACAGCACTTCACATTTCGGAAATTACCGGGATTCCTGCAAGGGAGGAAGCGCGGCTGAAAGAGCAGAATTTTGGCAGATATGAGTCCACACCGAGAGATGGAAAAGAATTTAAAGAGGCTAAAAAACAGTTTATAAACCGTTACGCGGGTGGTGAGTCGATGCTTCATCTGGCACAGCGTATCTATAATCTGTTAGATGAGGTGACTGCTTCCGACAAGACTTATATCCTCGTGGCACATAATGGAATTGCGCGGGTGGTGCAGTCCTATTTTTATGAAATGACAAATGAAGAGTATGCTGCATTTGGTGTGGAAAACTGTGCAGTGGTCAGATATGATTTTTAA
- a CDS encoding RpnC/YadD family protein: protein MSENMNGVSAGNAADKTYANTKYKDTFFRYLFKEKAGMLELYNALFDDCLTDESEIEDCTIEDVFTRQMKNDLAFRVRKKRVIVLTEHQSTLNENMPLRFLMYLGRTYNQMMTTNAVYKERRIELDAPEFVVFYNGDRNQKEYWEMHLSDAFPEGVEVNIDLKVKVYNINYGKNSKLLQQTKLLSGYSYFVDKIKHLCKNGSELKEAIDIAVRECIKEGVLTDQLTYLGSEVVGMFATEFNMDEAVKVWKEEAREEGLEEGIKEGRKEGQSEGRLGIIKDYLKNGGTVEQARKLLKATEEEIQKATKEM, encoded by the coding sequence ATGAGTGAAAATATGAATGGGGTGTCTGCAGGTAACGCTGCAGACAAAACGTATGCCAATACAAAGTATAAGGATACTTTTTTCCGGTATCTGTTCAAAGAAAAAGCGGGTATGCTGGAGTTGTATAATGCATTATTTGATGATTGTCTGACAGATGAAAGCGAGATAGAAGACTGTACCATTGAAGATGTATTTACAAGACAGATGAAAAATGATCTGGCATTTCGCGTCAGAAAAAAACGTGTGATTGTTTTGACGGAACATCAGTCTACACTGAATGAAAATATGCCGCTGCGTTTTCTGATGTATCTGGGTAGGACATACAATCAGATGATGACAACAAATGCCGTATACAAAGAACGCCGGATAGAACTGGATGCACCGGAGTTTGTGGTATTTTACAATGGAGACCGTAATCAGAAAGAATACTGGGAAATGCACTTGTCAGATGCGTTCCCGGAAGGCGTGGAAGTTAATATTGATCTGAAAGTAAAAGTCTATAATATTAACTACGGAAAGAACTCTAAATTATTGCAGCAGACAAAATTATTAAGTGGATACAGTTATTTTGTTGATAAAATTAAGCACTTATGTAAAAATGGAAGTGAATTGAAAGAGGCGATAGATATCGCAGTGCGGGAATGCATCAAAGAAGGAGTTCTTACAGATCAGTTAACTTATTTGGGATCGGAGGTAGTGGGTATGTTTGCAACAGAATTTAATATGGATGAAGCTGTAAAGGTCTGGAAGGAAGAAGCAAGGGAAGAAGGATTGGAAGAAGGCATCAAAGAGGGTAGAAAAGAAGGACAGTCGGAGGGGCGTCTTGGAATTATTAAAGACTATCTTAAAAACGGAGGAACCGTTGAACAGGCAAGAAAACTTTTGAAAGCTACAGAGGAAGAAATACAAAAAGCCACGAAAGAGATGTAG
- the fliB gene encoding flagellin lysine-N-methylase, translating to MNLLKATFYDEFSCMGAECPLTCCGGWSIVIDEKTLKDYRMMGGEIGRFAKKCVKYDQNLQGSVVNLRETDGMCPMLDEDQLCKIVLDKGAEKLCRTCVVFPRETVRSYDTDEKYIFLGCPKAVQLLFEVKDKLTFISESDPDLNMENIPIYNDVMKINLAVREAVTDFIQNTELPLWFREFYGAYTIEKMSSQIGQQDFKAVEAQITHFFNPSFYQAMYEGIKDMEVNREQQFQSLCGTVNAYEKIILGTMFADKFGTCDKIWQLLHLNRECTFEEWNCAREKWTAQEDEQQWENMLVYNWMRTAFAPQKERKLLKNYLACVLCNLVSSHLLILYSIKYDVDLETRNAMIAFVVRRFLHGNEEIMKIMQLGMDEGVLSPTFLIYLCNLWG from the coding sequence ATGAACCTGTTAAAGGCAACGTTTTACGATGAGTTTTCCTGTATGGGAGCAGAGTGTCCACTGACCTGCTGTGGGGGATGGTCAATCGTAATAGATGAGAAAACATTAAAAGATTACAGGATGATGGGCGGCGAGATTGGGAGATTTGCAAAAAAATGTGTAAAATATGATCAAAATCTGCAAGGCAGTGTAGTAAATTTGCGGGAGACGGATGGTATGTGCCCGATGCTGGATGAAGACCAGTTGTGCAAAATTGTATTGGATAAGGGAGCAGAAAAATTATGTCGTACCTGTGTGGTATTTCCAAGAGAAACAGTCCGTTCATATGATACGGATGAAAAATATATATTTCTCGGCTGCCCGAAAGCAGTGCAGTTATTGTTTGAAGTAAAGGACAAGTTAACTTTTATATCAGAGAGTGATCCTGATCTTAATATGGAAAATATTCCAATATATAATGATGTAATGAAAATTAATCTTGCAGTAAGGGAAGCAGTTACAGATTTTATACAGAATACAGAGCTGCCATTATGGTTCCGTGAATTTTATGGGGCTTATACGATAGAAAAAATGAGTTCACAGATAGGACAGCAGGATTTTAAAGCGGTGGAAGCGCAGATAACGCACTTTTTTAATCCGTCATTTTATCAGGCAATGTATGAGGGAATAAAGGATATGGAGGTCAACCGCGAGCAGCAGTTTCAGTCATTGTGTGGAACAGTGAATGCCTATGAAAAAATTATCCTTGGAACAATGTTTGCAGATAAATTTGGCACTTGTGATAAGATATGGCAGTTATTGCATTTGAACCGGGAATGTACGTTTGAGGAATGGAATTGTGCCAGAGAAAAATGGACGGCACAGGAAGATGAACAGCAGTGGGAAAACATGCTTGTCTATAATTGGATGCGGACTGCTTTTGCACCGCAGAAGGAAAGAAAATTACTGAAAAATTATCTTGCATGCGTATTGTGCAATCTGGTATCATCCCACTTGCTGATTTTATATTCTATAAAGTATGATGTGGATTTGGAAACAAGAAATGCGATGATAGCATTTGTGGTTCGGAGGTTTTTACATGGAAATGAGGAAATTATGAAGATTATGCAGCTTGGAATGGACGAGGGGGTTTTGTCTCCGACATTTCTGATTTACCTGTGTAATTTATGGGGATAA